Part of the uncultured Methanobrevibacter sp. genome, ATTAAATTATTTTTTTAGGCATTACATTCACTGCTGAGGTGTGATAAAATGAAAGATAAATCATCCATTAATTTAAGAAAATCTATGAAAAGGGGTTCAGTTGAACATGAAACAAAAGTTCCTGATAAAGAAGGAGAAATCATGGCTATTGCTACTAATGAAGTGATTTCTATTCCTCCAACTAAAAGTATCAAGGATACTGCTAAAGTAATGATGGAACATGCGTTTAGGAGGTTACCAATAACTGATCCAGGTTCTGGTAAAGTTTTAGGTATTGTTACAGTAATGGATATTTTGGATTTCTTTGGTGGAGGAAAAAAATTCAACATTATTGAAAATAAATATGAGGATAACTTCTTAGCAGCTATTAATGAACCAATTAGGGAAATTATGACTCGTGATGTAATTTGCCTTTCTAATAAGTCTTCAATTAATGATACAATTGAAACAATGTTATCTAATCAAATTGGTGCAATTCCTCTTGTTGATGCTGATGATAAACTTGTAGGTATTGTAACTGAAAGAGATATTGCATTATCATTAGCTGGGGTGGTAACTGATGAAGTTGCACAGGATTATATGTCTACTAAAGTATTTACAACCACTCCTGGAACTCCAATAGAAAGTGCTTGTAAAATAATGGTTAGAAATGGTTTAAGAAGAATACCTGTTGTTGGTGGTGAAGCAGATATATCTAAAGCAAATAAAAAATTATTAGGTGTAGTAACTTCTACTGATATTATCAGACATCTTAATGCAAAAGAATTATTTGATAATTTAAATTCTAATGCTGCTTCAGAAGTCTTAAAAAATGTAGTTTCTAATATCATGACTGAAAATCCAGTTACTATATCTCAAACAGAAAGAATTGGAGATATTTGTGCATTATTTGCTGATAAAAATATTGGTGGGGTTCCAGTAACTAAAGATGGTGAAATCATAGGTATTATCACTGAAAAAGACATATTGCATGTAATTAAAAAAGCTTAAGTTTAAATAGAAATATCTTTTTATTTCTATTTTTTATTAAACAATGTTGTTTAAGTAATTGCTAATTAAAAGGAGATGATAATATGCAAATAAAAAACTTGATGTCTGAAGATTTAATCACTGTTGATAAAGATCAAAAACTTTCTGATGGTTTAAAATTGTTGGCTAAAAATGATATATCAAGATTGCCAGTAATTAATACTAATAAAGATAAACAAAAAGAATTGGTTGGAATTATCTCTGAAAGAGATGTGGCAGATAAATTAGGTTCTTCAAAATATGAAAGTATGCCTGCATCAAGACTTCATATTTCATCTGTTATGGTTAAAGATGTAATTTCTGTTATTGAAACAATGGATTTGGCAGATGTTGCAAATATAATGTTAGAAAATGGTATTGGCTCTGTTCCTGTTGTTTCTGATGATAATATGATGGTAGGAATAGTTTCAAAAGCAGATTTTGTAACTCTTGCAGTTGGTAAAGCATTTGATAAAATAACTGCTAAAGAAGTCATGTCAGAAACTATTAAATCTGTATCTTCACAAGAAAGGTTAGTTCATGCAAGAAGAGTCATGATTGATTCTCGTGTTGGAAGATTACCAGTTATTGATGGAGATGAGCTTGTTGGTATGATGACCTCAAAAGATGTTATGAATGCTTTTATTGACTTTAGAAAAAATGTTCCAGATAAATACCAAAAAACTCAAATTAAAGAAATCTTAGTTGAAGAGGTCATGTCTGATAATCCATTGTCTATTTCAAAAGATACATCTATTTCAGAAGTATCAAATATAATGATGGATACTGGTTATAATGGATTGCCTGTTGTTGAAGATGATGTGGTGATTGGTATTATAACTCAAACAGATATTTTAAGACTTATAGCTAAATTGGAGTCTTAATCAAATTTTATAGCTAATTATTTAGCTATTTTTCTTTTTTTTATTTTTTTTCAATAAACTTTTTAACTATTAATGAATATATGAATGAATTATGTGTAATAATATTTCATTTTTAGGCCCGAAAGGAACTTTTACTCATGAAGCAGCACACATGGTTGGTGAAAATTTAGTTTCCTACTGTAATATACCTGCAGTAATGGAAAGTGTTTCTAATGGTTCTTGTCAATTTGGAGTTGTACCAATTGAAAATTCTATTGAAGGGCCAGTTGGAATTACTTTAGATTCCTTAGCTCATAAATTCGATTTAAAAATATTTAGTGAGATAATAATCCCAATTAATCAAAATTTAATAGTTAATCCTGGAACATCTATGGGAGATATATCTGATGTTTATTCACATTCTCAAGCAATAGCTCAGTGTCAGGGATTTATTAGTGATAATGAAATACAACCTCATTATGCTATCAGTACAGCTAGTGCTGCTAAAAGTATATTGGGGGATAAAACAAAAGCAGCTATTGGGAATTCTAAAGCTGCTGAAATTTATAATCTGGATATTCTTAAATATAATATTCAGGATGTAGATAATAATGAAACACGTTTTGTTGTTTTGTCAAATAATGATCATGAACCTACAAATAACGATAAAACTTCAATAATTTTCTCAATTTATGAAGATAAACCTGGTATGCTTTATAAAATTTTGGGAGTTTTTGAAAAAGCTCATGTTAACTTAACTAAAATTGAGTCTAGGCCTTCTAAAAAAGGTTTGGGGAAATATTTATTTTTTGTTGATTTTTATGGTCATAGGAAGGATAAGATTGTTCAAAATATCTTAAATGAACTTGATAATCTCACATACTTTTTGAAGGTTTTAGGTTCATATCCTGAGTTTTAGAAAAACTTTAAATTAGTGTTTAAATAAATTAATATTATGATAAAATTCAGGGATGGTATACATGCCAAATGATAAGGAAAAACTTCTAAGAGTTATGCGTAGTTTAGACATGGACTACCAACATGGCAAAATTTCTGAAGAAAAATACAGATATTTCCGCTCTAAATATGAAGATAAACTTAATACATTGGATGCTCGTGATGCTACTAATAGGATTAGGTCTATGCAGGGTAAACCATCTGGTAAAAGAAAAAATAATCCTAAATATTCTAAACGTAATAAGAAAAAGAATGAAGAGCAGGATTTAGTTCAAAAATATATTATTAATCCAAAAAAAGGAGATAAATCTTTAGATGAAGAAAAAAACTCTCAGATGGATAATAGTACTTTTAAATTGGTTGCTGTTTTGGTTTTAGTAATTGGGTTTACTGCAGGTATTGCTTATGGAGTTTTAACTTTTGACTTTGGAAATATTTCAGTATCTGATGCACAGGCTATTGTGGAGGATACAGCATTTCCTGAAGTTAAAGAAGTTCCAGTAAATAATACAACTAATGATTCTGTTCAGGTTGGAGATACATATACTTCAGATAGTTCACAAAGCAGTAGTGATTCTTATTCTAGTCAAAGCAGTTATGATTCTGGATGGTCTGAACCAACTGATTCTGGAAGTGTGGATACTGGACAACCAGAGGAATCTGGAAGTGTTGAAACAGGACAATCATCATATTAAGGTGGATTTATGAAAAAGAATGTTATATGTGGAATTATATTAATTATAATAATTATTTGTGCATTTGGATATTTAATCATGAATAATATATCTACATCTCAAATTACTGGAAATGATAATACGACTACAATGTTGAGTTCTTCTAAAGGTGGGGTTATGGTTCAATATCCTTCTGATTGGGTGCTTTCTGAATCAACTTCAAATTCTTCGGTAATTGCTCTTGCAAAATCAGATTCTATTGGAGCATCAAATGTTGGTGCAGTTACTGTTAATGTTGAAAAACAGCCGATTGAGGGAAGTTTTGATACTTTTGTTAATAAAACTTACACTGCGATGCAACATGATTCCTCTTTTAACTTAAGCTCTTCTGGTCAAGTTTTAATTGGTGACAAGAATGCTACCGAGTATGTATATACTTCTAATGTAAATGGGGTAGTTAAAGAGCATAAAGCATTATGGTTTGATAAAGGAGATCAAGCTTATGTTGTATTGTATAGTGCGCCGATTAATGAGTTTGATAAAAATCTTAAGTCATTTGATTATATTTTAGAGAATATGCAAATTGGTGCATAATTCTTTTTATTTTTTTAGGAGTATTTTTTATGATTGTATTATGTGTTACTGGCAGTATAGCTGCTAGTGAATCTATTAAATTAGCTAGGGAACTCAGACGTAATGATATTGAAGTTAAATGTTTTATGAGTGATGCAGCTTGTGATTTGATATCTCCAAATGCAATGGAATTTGCAACTGGTAATGAAGTAGTAACTAAATTGACTGGTAAAATTGAGCATGTTAAA contains:
- a CDS encoding CBS domain-containing protein produces the protein MKDKSSINLRKSMKRGSVEHETKVPDKEGEIMAIATNEVISIPPTKSIKDTAKVMMEHAFRRLPITDPGSGKVLGIVTVMDILDFFGGGKKFNIIENKYEDNFLAAINEPIREIMTRDVICLSNKSSINDTIETMLSNQIGAIPLVDADDKLVGIVTERDIALSLAGVVTDEVAQDYMSTKVFTTTPGTPIESACKIMVRNGLRRIPVVGGEADISKANKKLLGVVTSTDIIRHLNAKELFDNLNSNAASEVLKNVVSNIMTENPVTISQTERIGDICALFADKNIGGVPVTKDGEIIGIITEKDILHVIKKA
- a CDS encoding HPP family protein: MQIKNLMSEDLITVDKDQKLSDGLKLLAKNDISRLPVINTNKDKQKELVGIISERDVADKLGSSKYESMPASRLHISSVMVKDVISVIETMDLADVANIMLENGIGSVPVVSDDNMMVGIVSKADFVTLAVGKAFDKITAKEVMSETIKSVSSQERLVHARRVMIDSRVGRLPVIDGDELVGMMTSKDVMNAFIDFRKNVPDKYQKTQIKEILVEEVMSDNPLSISKDTSISEVSNIMMDTGYNGLPVVEDDVVIGIITQTDILRLIAKLES
- a CDS encoding PsbP-related protein encodes the protein MKKNVICGIILIIIIICAFGYLIMNNISTSQITGNDNTTTMLSSSKGGVMVQYPSDWVLSESTSNSSVIALAKSDSIGASNVGAVTVNVEKQPIEGSFDTFVNKTYTAMQHDSSFNLSSSGQVLIGDKNATEYVYTSNVNGVVKEHKALWFDKGDQAYVVLYSAPINEFDKNLKSFDYILENMQIGA
- the pheA gene encoding prephenate dehydratase encodes the protein MCNNISFLGPKGTFTHEAAHMVGENLVSYCNIPAVMESVSNGSCQFGVVPIENSIEGPVGITLDSLAHKFDLKIFSEIIIPINQNLIVNPGTSMGDISDVYSHSQAIAQCQGFISDNEIQPHYAISTASAAKSILGDKTKAAIGNSKAAEIYNLDILKYNIQDVDNNETRFVVLSNNDHEPTNNDKTSIIFSIYEDKPGMLYKILGVFEKAHVNLTKIESRPSKKGLGKYLFFVDFYGHRKDKIVQNILNELDNLTYFLKVLGSYPEF
- a CDS encoding endoglucanase; its protein translation is MPNDKEKLLRVMRSLDMDYQHGKISEEKYRYFRSKYEDKLNTLDARDATNRIRSMQGKPSGKRKNNPKYSKRNKKKNEEQDLVQKYIINPKKGDKSLDEEKNSQMDNSTFKLVAVLVLVIGFTAGIAYGVLTFDFGNISVSDAQAIVEDTAFPEVKEVPVNNTTNDSVQVGDTYTSDSSQSSSDSYSSQSSYDSGWSEPTDSGSVDTGQPEESGSVETGQSSY